One window of the Trypanosoma brucei gambiense DAL972 chromosome 3, complete sequence genome contains the following:
- a CDS encoding cytochrome c oxidase VII, putative, translating to MPRPFGVWAPATTLAEYRARIPGMSNFKLRWVFGARREVYYHPEALAHFKDHQQYKDAVDTVRAMRTSDKFFGEGVKLPHHPLIKMGVILSIHGYLTYCCLRYYYGTHVPANNPTWRKIVNKEWEEAINNSPWDHMSHVWQYSDQYASSIGEAAALGRRKFYIPA from the coding sequence ATGCCGCGTCCCTTTGGTGTGTGGGCTCCTGCGACAACCCTCGCGGAGTACCGCGCCCGTATTCCTGGTATGAGCAATTTTAAGCTGCGATGGGTATTTGGTGCTCGGCGAGAGGTTTATTACCACCCGGAGGCACTTGCTCACTTTAAGGACCATCAACAATATAAAGACGCTGTGGATACCGTACGTGCAATGCGCACTTCCGACAAGTTCTTCGGTGAGGGCGTCAAGTTACCGCACCACCCCCTCATTAAGATGGGTGTTATATTGTCGATTCATGGTTATTTGACGTACTGCTGTCTGCGCTATTACTATGGTACGCATGTTCCGGCCAATAATCCAACATGGAGAAAGATTGTGAACAAGGAGTGGGAGGAGGCAATTAACAACTCTCCATGGGATCATATGTCGCACGTGTGGCAATACAGTGATCAATACGCGTCGTCCATTGGCGAGGCGGCAGCCCTGGGCAGACGTAAGTTCTATATTCCTGCCTAG